The DNA window GTCACCGGCCCGCGGCCTCCCGCTGGAGCCCCACTCCCACGTGACCGGCGTTCCCGTGGCCGCCAGCGCCCGGTGTGCTCCCAGCCAAACCCGGTGCCGGGCCTTTCCCACTTAATCCCATCCATCTGCATCTGTGGCTGCACGGTCAGAGCCCCCCTTCGCTGTGGGGACGGCTGCCGAAGTGCTCGGCGTCACCGGCCCGCTCCGGGCAGGCACACCCTGCAACCGCATCACCGCCACCGTGCCCGGCCAGCACCGCGGTCCGGTGCTGTGCCCGTACGAGGAGCAGCACAAATCTGCCCACTGTTACCGATCTCGTTTGTGGGATGCTCACCACACAGCGGTTCCAAACCCATGCTACCACACGCTTTCTCCAGGAGCACAGGAGGAGCTACAGTTCCACAAGCACCCCCAGGAATGGGGAGAGGCTCTAGAGATGGTACTTCAAACTGCAGGGCTGAGAAAAACTCATCTTCCctgttacagaaacaaaataatcacctggagggtttttttgccttacaGAAATTGCTACTAAAGGATCCAAAACCAGACCAGGCGAGCAATAGTTTAGGAAGGTGAAGAAGAATCAAGGAGGAAATGTTTTATGAGCTTGTGGTGGCCTGAGAAACACAGCGGGTGATGTAGGCAGAGCAGGGCTCGGGCAGGAGAGCAGCGCCGCAGGGCTGAGGGGAAAGCCCCGCAGCTCCCTCTGCCAGCCCGGGTGCTGGGGAGCACGGCCCCGGTCAGCCGGAGCTGGAGCTGACGGGGGGTTTCCCTCCCGCCGAGGGTTACGGGGCCGGAACCGGAGCCGGAACCGGAGCTGGGCGGAGAAGCCTCCGCTGCCTGCCAGAGCTCCGAACCCGAGCCGCCACCGGAGCTCGGCAGTGATGTCTTCCTGGCCGAAGCCGGTGAGACTGGCCCCGGGACCGGCGCCGGGACCGGGACCATCGCCTGGGAAGAGCCGCCCGCCCCCCTCCCGTTGAACGGGCTCCGCCAGCCCGGAGCCTGCTCGCGCGCCCCGGggccggcagggggcgctgCCGCCCGCTCCGGGACCGCGGCCGCCgcggggggtgtgtgtgtgtggggggggggccGCTCCGGTCAGCCCGGGGGGAGCCAGCGCCGGAGCTgctcccgcagccgcccccagccccggcccctgcccacgtgcccctctgtgcccccccggcccggggcagccccggcggcccccccgccccctccccggggcagcgGTGGCTCAGGGCAGGCGCACGAAACCCAGACCCGGGCGGGTGCCCCTCTGCAGGGGCGCTGGGGCCACCGGCGGGTGCCGGGTAAGGAGCAGAGCGAGCCAGGGCTACGGCAGCGCACGTTTATGGGGTCCGGCCTGGCGGGTCACGGGACGCAGCGACATGCTGGGCACAGAGATCGCGTAAGCTACGGGGGGAGCGGGGTCCGGGGGGGCTGGCGCTGCCTCGGCGCAGCTCAGTGCCGGAACTGCGGCACCGGGGAGGGGATGCGGATGTCCTGCCCCTTCTCCAGCCGCCGCTCGCAGTCGATCAGGTAGTTCACGCCGTCTATCACCAGCTGCACCAGCTCCACCTGCACCGGGAGCGACACGGTCTGACTCGGGGCACCCGCACCAGCGGGGCACCCGGCCGGCCCCACCGGCGctgccgccccggccccggagCCGTCCGGGTGCCGCAGACCCGCGCACACACCGCTCCAGAACCTCCCTCCCCggaggcagctctgcccagcacccacctccgACTTCCCCAGCCGGTCCAGGTTGGAGATGTCGAAGACGCTGCCCGCAGCCGCGGTGTCCACGCCGCCTGTGCCACGCTTCTGCAGCCGGAGGTTCTCCAGGATCTTGGGGAAGCGGCTGTCCTGGTGCCCGGAGAAGGCGTCGGTGCGCAGGGGGACCGGCAGCAAGGGAGCCGGGGCTCTGCAGCCGCTGCTCCCCGGGCAGCCCTCCCGCCGCTCACAGCACCCCGACAGCGGGCTCGTGATCCCGAGggagccctgccctgggcaggccCACGCTGACACCGCGTCCCCGGCCCCTCCAGCCGCGGATGCAGGGTGGGCTGGACCTTACGCTGCCTGGGGGAACCTGAGTGGGGTCCAGGGCCCGGTCCCATGCAGTCCCACCCCTCCCGTGTGGCTGGGCTCCCCGTGCCCCAGCAGACGgggctccccacagccctggcctGGCTCCCCACAAAACTGGCCATGGTAATACCTTGCTGAGCAGTGGCAGCTTGATGTGGACCCCCGCTCGCAGCCCAGTGCCCAGGTTGGAGGGGCAGGTCAGGATGTAACCCAGCCGCTCGTTCCACATGAACTCCCAGCCTCGCTCCTGGATGAGCCGCTCCACCTGGGTGAGGGGCACAGGCAGCCGTTCAGCCCCCAGCCGGGGGGGGCCCAGCCCCTGGCATGGCCCCCCTGCCCCTCAGTGCTGCCCAGCCCCGCAGCGGCCCCGTGTGCCCCCATCCGCCTGTCCGTGGGGCTGGCACAGTGGGGGCTGGCGGGTGCTCACCTCCTTCAAGCCCCGACAGAACCGCTCGAAGACGCGCTTCATGTTGCCGCCCTTCTCCATGGAGATGACGCGCGTGTGGTCCTCCTCGTTGATCCAGATCAGGAAGGTCTTCTCGTTGTTGTGCCTAGGGACAGGGCAGCGTTCAGCTGCGACAGCGGCCGGCAGAGCCCCCGTGCCCACCCAGCCATCCATGCCAGTCCTGGCCGTGCCCCTTCTGCCCCTGCGACCATGGTACCAGTGCTGCCCCGCGGCCCTGGTGCTGTGCCTGCGCCcatggctgggagctgctgccagagcCCAGACCAGCAGTGAGGCAGCCAGcgaggagatgctgctgggacGGGCCAGTGTTCACCCCCGGGCGCTGCTGCAGGTGCCAGGTGCTGGCTCCAGTGCCATGGGCACAGGGAAGcgctgctggggaggagcagcGTGGTACCAGCGTGGTGCCAaccctgcctgggctggggacaggagcACGGCTCCTGCACCGCGCAGGCAGCGAGGCGGCCGTGAGGCGTCGGGTGCACATTGGGAGGCTGGGGTAGGGggtggctggagctggggacCACGTGTGCTGTGGAGGCGTTTCCACGAGGCGCTGTGCCAGCGAGGGCGGCGCGGGCGGCTGCATGTGCCCGCTGTCGCTGCGGGTGCCTGGGATGCTGCGTGGGGTGTGCATGGCTGCGCAGAGATCCCGTGGGGGACCAGCAAGGTGCAATCATGGCAGGGTAAGTGTGGGGGCAGGCAGACCGTGCAGAGAGCCCAGAGGAGCGCTGGGGGTGGCCCGGGGAGCCCAAGGCAATCGCAGGGTTTTGGCAGCCTGGAGCGCGaggtgctgcaggatggtgagaGCGGGCAGGACCGAccgcaggggctggggctggctccaAAGCCCCACTTCCACGGAGGACGCTGTGGCTTGTGCGTGGAGCGTCTGGCTGCTGACTGCAGCGCGCAAGGGGCTGCCAGGTCAGGCGTGAGCAGGGAGAGCCCAGCTCCGCACGGCCACAGGGCCCGTGGCCACGCgctgggggctgcaggtggtggtgctggggcagcCGGACGGAGCAGCAGCGTCCCCCGCCTTTCTGCCCCGCTGGCTGCCCGATGATGGGGCAAATCCTCACCAGATCCCTCGGGCGTCGGGCCAGTCCCGGGCCATTCCTGCCGCCGTCAGGAGCGGGGACACCGGCTTGTCGAAGAGGAAGTGGTCCTGGAGGGAGGCAGAGTGCGTGGGCTCACCAGGGCTGCACGGCTGGTGCCAGGGCACCCtgtcccaccagccccagcctgccACGCAGGCGATGCACCACGGCTGTCCCAGGTGGGGCAAGCTTGTGGCTGTCCCCACCTGCGGGCAGGAgtccctgcctgcctggccAGGGAGGCAGAAGGCTGCTGGTGCACAGCCACCCCGTaccaggggctggtggggcacCAGCCGTGTACCACAAGCCCACCTTCCCCTGGGCATGGGCAGGGACACGGGGCAAGAGCCGGCGAGGGCcctgagctgctggggctgggttCCACGAGCTCCATCCCCCTCTGGCTCAGGAGGGCTGAGCAGCACCGTGAGCACCCGCCGCACCGTGGGGCAGCCTCGCTGGGGATGGGGGTCCTGGTCCCACAGGACAGCAGGGATGGGAAAGGAGGATACAGCCCCCCTGAGAGGCAATGCCGCAGAAGGGGTCCAGCCCCACGGGCGCCCGGGGTGGCTGGCCGGGAGCTGCACCGACTCACGTcaatgagctgctgctgctccttctccgTCATCTCGCTGAGGCGGTAGTACCGGCCCGCCAGGTCTCCGGTGAGGCCGTTCAGCGCCTCCACAGCCACCTTCTCCACCTCCCGCCGCTCGGCACGGGTGCAGGCCGGCGGCAGGCTCAGCCCGCGGATGCTGCGCCCGGTCCGGACCCGGGACGAGAGCACGTAGCGCTCGTCGAAGTGGCCAGACTTTATCTGGAAGAGACATGAGGCGCGGGGCACTTACGGGGTGGTGCTGGCGCTGGCAGTGGCCCTGTCCCCCGCGGCCCGGGGAAGGACCCTGGCTCACGCACCTTGGAGGCTTCCAGGTCTGTGATGTGCTTCATGGTGCGGGGGTTGTACCCGTTGTGCCGCTCCTGAATCACGGGGTCAAACAGGTCAGCAAACACCTGGAAGCAAGCGGGACGATGTGCAGCACGGCCGAGCCAGCACCCCACGAAGCCCCTGCCGTGAGCTCGGCGCAGTCCCGCTGCCAGCGTGCGGGACGTGGCagcaggggggctgcagagggTGGCCAGGGGCCACAGAGGGTGACCAGGGGCCATGGCACGTCCTGCAGTGCAATGACAAACCACGGGGCCAACGCTGCCCAGGCAAGTGGGGCTCAGGGGCAAGGGGGACAATGGCGCAGGGCTCTGGGAACGGCTGCTCTGAAGGAGCCCTGTGTCCCACAGGGACacgctggggctgggcaggaggaggtgggcaATGACATCCCAGGCTGCTGGACGTACCACAGGTCCTGGGACTCCTCCGCCCGCTGCAGGCAGCCCGGAGAGCCCGGGGCACGGCAGGGCTGCGGCCACCACTCACCTCGTAGGTTTCTTCGTCGCCAGCCACCATGCCCACGGTCTTGATGAAGGGGTGGCCAGGGTTGTCGACACCCGTCTGGATGCACTGGTCCAGGGTCCAGCCGTTTGGGGTGGCTTTGTCGCAGAGCCTGGCGTAGATGGCTGGCGTCAGGTTGCTGGCCATGCAGTTGTTGTGTTTCCGCAGGTCGGGGTACTCAGCGCTGCGGGGGGAGAGACTGATGAGTCCTCGGGGGCCGGGGGACCCCAGCACTCGTGCCCGTGCCCCCCTGAGACCCTCAGGGCCGGTGTGGGCAGGGGAGCTCGGGGAGGGAGGTCAAGCTGCTGTGCTTGCCCGCAGCAGCACGGGCCAGCCAGGCGCAGGagggcagcccctgccatgGCACGGCAGGGGCGGGGAGCAGCCCGAGCTCAGGGCTGGCGTTGCCACAGGGACAAGAGTCCACGAGCAAATCTGGCCCGGCTGTTGGGGTGTGGCTCCTTATCAGCCGTGTGCCAGGGCCCTGGGCTGGGCGAGCGGCAGCAGCCACGtcagccacagccctgcaccAGGGCACGGGCAGCTGGAGGAGCCTGGGGATGGGCTGCCAGGGCGGCCAGGCCACGGAGGGGGGTCTcgctccccttctcctccctggggctgctccgACACCAGCCAAACGGAGGGTGGCTGCTCCGGCTGCCCAGCACCGGGCTCTGCCCGCACAGCAAGCCGTGGAGTGGGGCGTGCAGCCGGGGGGCCCTGGCATGGCTGGCCCCTGGCCCCGGCCCctgtccctctgcccccagGTGCCGTGGGGCAGGAGAGCGGCTGACCCCGATCTGCATCCGGAGGGAACCGCTGCTCTGACGCAGTTTATTGTATTAGGGGGGTGCTTTCCTCTAATCATCTTAGCGCGGCCGTCTCCTGACCTCCTTCCCCCTTCAGCCAGGCTTTGTGCCTGTTCCGTGCGCGGGGGGATTGGCAGGGCAGGACCCCGACAGTGCTCTCCTTCTCCAAATCCCtcctgctgggagctggtgcCTCTGCTTGCCTCAGGGGCACAGGACTGGCCCTTGTCAGCCCAGGCAACCTGTCTGGTGGCTGGAGGGGTCCCACAGCCCTGGGGACGCCAGTCTCCTCTCCCAGGAGGGGCACTGCCTTGTGTGGGGTCCatgtgggagaagaggagcagGGGCTAGTGCAGGTCCGGGTCTGTGGGAGCAGCAGCCGCCCACCCTCCCGGTGCCCAGGGCCTGCTCCGGGCCGGGCGCCCGCACGGGGCGGTGGGCCTGGCCGTGGCGCCCAGCCCCGCGCTGCAATGCAGAGTCCTgtcgctgccgccgcctcctcccctGCGTCTGCCGGCCAAGGAATGCGCGTTGGCCCTTCGCCTACGGCTTGGCTACTGCCTGTGGCTTCCTGCGCTTTGCAGAGCGTCCGCCGTGCCTGCGTGGGACCCGCCTGGCAGCGGCACGTCCCTGCCCACGCCTCCCTGGGGGGTGCCCGTGCCCCCCAGCGTGGCCCTTTGCGCTGGGGTGCCCCTGATGAGCAGCTACCGAGTGCCGCCCGGATCCCTCAAGGCTGTTGCCAACGTCTCTCGTTATTTAACTTCAAAACTAGAGGAGCAAAATCCGCAGGTGGGTGGGCTCACCCCTACCGAGCACGATGCTGCGGCTCACCCCCGGGGCTCTGCCCAGGCTCCTTCCAAGTGTCAGCACCGTCACAAAACCCTTCCCAGCCGAACAGGAAGCTCATTTTAGAGCTTCTCAGCCACATCCCCTTGATTTCACCCCCTCCTACAGactcccctcagccccctccttcccatggatgctgcctggctgctcctccagccccgtCCTTGTTTTCAGCACCAACACTCTGACCCGCTGGTTCTCCCCAGGCACCGATCCTGCTGCAGCAACGCCTTTGCAGCACGGCCAGCCTGGCCCCTGCCCTGGCCACAACAGGGGCACAGCCGGTGCTCTGTGTGCGCACGGGGACACTTGTGTGTCCAGGTTTAGCGGGGACAGGCCAGCTCTCCCCGAGCCCCCGTGCCCTTGCCTGCAGGAGCCTTTCTCACGCCAGCCAGCAGGTCTCACAGGTCCTGCTGTGCTTCCCTCCCCATCCTCACTCAGTGAAGACCTGATGTCTGTGGCCCTGCAGTTGTTCATCCAGCCCTCTTGGGAGGCGAATAAACAATAGCATCCAGCCTTCATCGTTCTTTGAATTCGCTCCATTGTTGTCCCCTCGTTTCTGCGGCCCGACCCAGCACGTCTGAGCCCCCGCGCCAGCTCGCAGCCCACAGCTTTCTGCACGAGCCGGGCGCTCAGCCTGCAATGCAGCGCAGCGCCGCGCTCTAACCGCTCGCTGTTTGCTGCAGGGATCGCGGCAGCCGCCTGTGTCTGGAGCAGGAACGTGCTGCCTGCTTCCCCACTCCACTGCTTCCCCATGCGCAGTCTCTGCTGGCATCAGGATGGGGAGGAAAACCCACTCCTGCTTTCCTGACCTGCCTCTGAGCTGTGCCAGGCCAGCAGCCAGTGCCAGTGCAAGGCAGAAGGACCGGCTGGTGGCCACCctgtccctctcctctcccagtcCTTGTGAGgcacaggcagctcctgcctccagcccccATCCTGCACCTTGGCCCTCCACACTCCCCAGGGCCAGGGAGCGTGTCACTGGGCAGGACCTGCCTCCACCTCTGCCTGGCCTCGAGGCCCGGCTTCCTTATTGCCCCGGCGAGCGGTGGCGAGTGGAATGGTGGTGACGCCTTGGCCCACACCAGCGAAGCCCTCCGGCCCTCCTGGGGCCCGCTGGGCTCCCCGGAGCAGCACTTGGCAAAGAGCACTTCGAAGGGGGAGTGACACAAGACCTTCTGTGCTAGAGCTTGAACCTTAGCACCGCGCTGCAGCTGTGACACTAATCTGGCTTACGAGATCAGGCGCAGGTTGTGTAAATAGGGCCAGCGGCGCCTGCAGAGCCAGCATTACCCCAAAAGTACCCTTAAGCCAGGCCGCGGCCGTGCATGCGCCCGGCTCAGCCCCGTGCCCACCTCCCAGGAGTCCTGATTGCACATCTCAGGGCTCCTCTTCACCCAAAACTTGCCcgcaggctgggggctgcctgctCAGCACCGCCGGCCCCTCCAGTGCCCCCTTTAAAACTGCCCCTGAGATGGAAGAGCGAGCAGCCTGCcagaaaccttttctttcagaCAGAGAAGTCCCTGTCCCGACGGCAGGCAGGTACAGCCCGATGGGGTCGGGCCAGGGGCTGCcgccagccccagggctgccggGGAGCCTCTGTCCCAGCCCCGACACCGGCTCTTGCTGACCGAGCTCCCGGGTGCTGCGCCAGGAGGAGAAACGGGCCCTTTTGCTCCGTCCTGTTCCCACCAGGACGTTGGCGAGTCTTCCCGGCTCCCCGGCAACGGGGCCGAGCCGGGCTACGGCCTCACCCGTGCCGGCTGTCCCTCCGGGCTGCCCCATCTCCCCGGCAGACCCCAGCCCATCCTCCCCGGCAGCCCGGAAGGTGCCCCCAgaccccagccccgcagcggcTGGGCCCGGTGCTCTGCGGCCGCCCCAGCCCGGGCCCCCGCCGGAGCGGACGCTGGCGCCCGGAGCCGGCTGCGGGCCCCGGGGGTGCGCCCGGGGAGGCTCCCGCAGCCCgctcggccccggccccgcgggagGGCCCAGCCGGGCAGGGTGCGGAGGCCCGTCCGCGGCGGCTCCGGTGCCCTTGGGCGCGGGGACGGCGGGGCCCGCGGCGCCGGTGGCCGGCGGCCCGCTGCGGGGCGGCTCCGTCCAACGCGGCcgagcccccgccgccgcccggcgccCCGGTGACCCCCGCTCGTGGCCGAGCagcgcccgcgccgccgccccgggacccccgcccCGGCTGGAGCTCGAggcagccccgcgcccgccccggtGCCGGGGGAccggcccccgcccgctccccccgcacgtgcgcccccgccgcccgcgccccgtaCCTGGGAGGGTAGCGCCGCCGCTGCCGGTCGCCCGCGCTGACCGTGTCCCGGGCGAGCAGGAAGCCGGCGGCGAGGGAGCCGGCGCCCACCATGGCCAGGAGCCCGGCGGAGCGGCGGGCGGAGAGCGCGCGAGCGAAGGTGCTGGCCATCGCGGTGCGACGGGGCCGGGAGGCGGACGGGAACGGGAACGGCGATGGGAATGGGCACGGCGGCAGCGGCAGGGTGCGCGGCGGGCGAGGAGCGGCCGGGCACGAAGGGGCCGCAACGGCACCGCCACCtgctccgcgccccgccccgccccgccccgcgccggggccgcgccgcctTCAGCACCGCGCGCCGGACAGCGCCGGCTCGGTGCGGGCGGGCACGGCGCAGCACGGCACCGCGGCGGCGAGGATGCGGCCGGGCCAAGTCCGCGCACCTGGAGCCGGGAGCGGCGGACGCGGCTCCCCAACGGCCCGGAGCCGAGTGTGGAACGCAGCTCGGGATGGGTCGCGGGGCCGTTGTCGTCCTGGAtacggcggggcgggggcgacCCGCGCGCCGCGGTCGCCGTGGTAACGCGGACTCGGCGGCGCTGCCGGCTCCCGGCGCGGGGCCCGCGCCCCACGTGCGCGCGGCACGCCCGCCCGCGCAgcaccgcccgccgccgccgccagggGCCGCCACGCCGTGCGCGCTGGGGCCCGGCCGgcccgccccccctccccgcccatTGGCTGGTTGCGGCCGTCAGCAGGTCGTGATTGGCCGGCGGCAGCGCCGGCAGCGCAGGGTGCGCTCGGAGGCCGCAGGTGAGCGGAGGGAAATGGCGGCGCCCGGCGTGGCGCCCCCTGCTGCCGCCGGCGGGGCGCCGGGGCGTCCCCGGGGCGCCGGGCCCGGGCCTgcggctggggcggggggaggcggcgccgggccagggcagggaggcGAAGGGGGCGGCAGGCTGCGCCGCTActgggcccggcccggctcgtCGGCGACTGTCGGGGAGCGCCGGGtaggtggcggcggcggcgccctGGCGAGGCGGG is part of the Nyctibius grandis isolate bNycGra1 chromosome 11, bNycGra1.pri, whole genome shotgun sequence genome and encodes:
- the CKMT1A gene encoding creatine kinase U-type, mitochondrial is translated as MASTFARALSARRSAGLLAMVGAGSLAAGFLLARDTVSAGDRQRRRYPPSAEYPDLRKHNNCMASNLTPAIYARLCDKATPNGWTLDQCIQTGVDNPGHPFIKTVGMVAGDEETYEVFADLFDPVIQERHNGYNPRTMKHITDLEASKIKSGHFDERYVLSSRVRTGRSIRGLSLPPACTRAERREVEKVAVEALNGLTGDLAGRYYRLSEMTEKEQQQLIDDHFLFDKPVSPLLTAAGMARDWPDARGIWHNNEKTFLIWINEEDHTRVISMEKGGNMKRVFERFCRGLKEVERLIQERGWEFMWNERLGYILTCPSNLGTGLRAGVHIKLPLLSKDSRFPKILENLRLQKRGTGGVDTAAAGSVFDISNLDRLGKSEVELVQLVIDGVNYLIDCERRLEKGQDIRIPSPVPQFRH